The Thermococcus peptonophilus genomic sequence TGTACTGTATCTTCTGCTCTGCCTCTCTGTTTATCTCCTGAATTATCAGTTCTGCGCCTTCCATTCTTCAATCCTCCTCAAGTTGTAAAAAGGAGAGGGCTTCAGAAGCCAACGCCGGTGGCTATCATGATGAGCGCACCGACGAGACCGAAGATGGCCATGGTCTCGGCCATAGCGGCGAAGATGATGCCCTGGGTGAAGGTCTTCGGGTTCTTGGCGACGGCACCGATGCCAGCGCTGGCGATGATACCCTGCGGGATGGCTGAGAGACCAGTAAGTCCAACAGTGAGGCCAGCACCAAAGAGTATGGCGCTCTTTATGAGGTTCTGGGTGTTCGGCTCCGCGAACTTGAAGCCACCGCCGATGATCCCAGCGCTGAGCAGGATGAGGAACAGGGTAATGAGGCCGTAGATACTCTGGGTCATTGGCAGACCCTCAAGGATGAGGGCGTTCTTGAAGTTCTTCTCGTCCTCTGCAACAACTCCAGCTGCTGCAGCACCTGCGACACCTACACCAAAGGCTGAAGCGGCTCCGGCGAGACCGGCGGCGAGCGCCGCTCCAAGGGATACGTAAACTATCGGGTCCATTTTTCAAACACCTCCATCAGCTTTCAGTTCAAGTTTTGAAACCTCTCTTTTGGCCCTGAACGGGCTGAAGGGCTTTCCATCGCCCGAGTAAAACGTTCCGAAGAACTCAACATACTGGAGACGGAGTGAGTGGACGAACGCTCCGAGTGCGTTTATGGCGGTTGAAAACAGCTGGCCGCCGAAGAATATTATCAGGCCTATTATCGGGCCGATGTAGAGGAACTTTATGGCCCAGACCATCCCGGCAAGGACGTTGATGACCATCGCTATTCCGCCCGTTGCCAGCGCCAGTGCCATCAGCCTTGCGTAGCTCAGCCACGTTCCCACGAAGCCGAAGAAGTCCGAGATCAGCATGAGGGCCGCTAGACCTCCGTTGCTCAGCACCTCCCCTATAGCGAAGAGGACTATGCCAGCGCCGAAGATGGCCTTCGCTGGAAGCATTAAGCTGGCATTCTGGCTCGCGAAGAGTGCCACGCTTATTATGATGAGTATCCATGGAATCTGCTCGAAGACCGCTCCCTTCTTGTCTCCGTTCTTCCACTTCAGGTAGAAGCCTATGCTGTAGCCGACGAAGAGATGTGCTAGACCTATTCCAAGGGCCGCTAGGAGTACTGGTAGTGGTTCCCTGAGCGGGTCTATTATGCGCCAGGCGTGGGCGTTTGGATCGCCCGTTAGGTACTGGAGAACTATGTCCACTGCGTTTCCGAAGTAGCTTCCAAAGAGGACTCCAAGGAGCATTGTAAAGAACGCGCTCCAGAGCAGGGTGTAGGCGAACTTGTAGGTTCCGTCGTTGAACTTCTTGTGCCCTTTGACTAGGAGGGCCGCTATTATGCCGACTATCAGACCGTAGAGGAAGTCGGTGAGCATGAATCCGAAGAAGAACGAGTAAGTGAAGGCTATTATCGGAGTCGGGTCTATCTCGTTGTACTTTGGAACCCCGTACATCTCGGTGAGCATCTCAAAGGGCCTGGCCCATCCCGGGTTCTTGAGCTTTATCGGTATCTCGTCTAGTTCCTCCTCTGTCGGCTCGCGGACGTTTATGTAGGCCTTTCCTTCCGTTATCTTCTTGATGCCCTCGAGTATCTTCTGGACGTCTGGCCTCGGCACCCACCCGCTCAGTGCGAAGGTCATGTTGGTTCTCGCGAGCATCGGCAGTACCGTTGACTTGTCGCGCTCATTGTCCATGAGCTCCTTGTAGAACAGGACGTCATCGTAGTACTTTTCAGCAAGCTTTGAAGCTTCTTTCTTGGCCTCCTCAAGCTCCTTCTCCTTTTCTGCGAGCTTCCTTGAGTACTCCTTCATGAGCTCCGCTGGAGTGCCCTCCCCCTCCGGAACTTCAAGCCTCTCCACAGAGAACTTGGCAAGGATTGCGTTCACCCTGTCGTGGTCTTTAGCAAGGTTGGCAACAACCAGGAGTATCTTGTCACCGGCGTCCTTAGTGACAACGGCAACGCGGTTTTCGGTTTCCTTTTTGAGGGCCTCTAAAAGTCCGTTAAGCCTTACTCTCTCGACGAGGCCGACGCTGACCTCGACGAGGCCGCTGTGCCTCAGGTATTGGGCCTCTATTTTCAGTGGTGAGAGTATCCTGAGGGTTTCTATCTGCTCTTTTATCCTCTCTATCTCAGTCCCTATTGAGCTTATCCTGTTTTCGGCCGCTTTTATCTCAGGTTCTGCCTTCACAAGGAACTCTTCAACGTCCTTTATGAGCTTCTCAATGCTCTCGTACCTGTATGTCCTTTTTGGTTTTTCCTTCGGGAAGAAGAACTCTTTGATGCTTCCTCCAGCGGTCTTTCTGTAATTTCCTAGGAACTCGACGAGCCTTGACATGCCTATGCTGTATGAGGCCGCTTTTCTGTGGTACTCGTTCGGAGTGTCTTTCTGGGCGAGTTCGACTTTCACCTCTCTTACTTCGACTGCTCCAGCCTCGTGGAGGTACGTTAGAAGGGTGTCCTTATACCTGTTGAGCGTGATTACCTCGAGTTTTACCATCTCTTCGGGCCGGAACACATCAGGCCCCCCTGACCAGTTCTATGGCTTCCTGGATGGCAGTCTCAAAGTTTGACTCCGCCTTCTCGCGGATTGAGGAAATTTCCTTCTCGCCATCCTCGAGAATCTTTTTGGCTTCACTCTCACCCTCGAGGCGGGCCTTCTCTATGAGGTTCTGTGACTCCTCTTCGGCCTTCCTAATGGTCTCTTCCTCAATTCTCTTTGCTTCTTCCTTGGCAGTCCTGATTATTTCCTTTGCTTCCTGCTTGGCCTTTTCAATGCGAGCCTCTGCCTCTTTTTCTGCTTCAACAATCCGCTTGATGACGTCTTCCATGAGCCGTCCCTCCGATGACAGTGAAAACAGGTTCCTCTGACAGCTTTGGCTTTCCTAATTGCTTTAAATAGTTTATGGTTGGTCTAGAAAGTTTGGGAAAAAAGAGGTAAAATCGGAATTTATCCGGATTCTTCTTTCCTATCCTCAAACAGCTCTTTGACCTCTTTGAGGGCGGAGTTCTTCGCGAATATTATTATCTGTCCCTTTTCTGGAAGTTTGGTGTCTCCGGAGGGGATTATCAGATTGCCCTTGCTGTCGTAGATGGCCACTATCAGGGCGTCCCTGGGGAGATGGAGGTCTTTTACGAGTTTCCCTGCAACCTTGCTGTTCTCATCTATGGTGAATCTGACTATTTCAGCACCTTCCTTCGGAAACAGGACTCTGTCAAAGCCGGGGGTAACAATGTTCCTGCTTATGTACTCCGCCGCTATTTCCTCCGGAGATATAACGAAGTCAAAGTATCTCTTTAGGTCGGTAACTTCCTCGAATATCTTTCTGTTCTTGGGATTGCTTACCCTCAAGGATGTCTTGATGTTGGGGTTGAGGCTTTTTGCCAGTATGCAAGCTAATAGGTTTGCATCGTCCCTTCCAGTTAGTGCAGCAAAAGCATCTGCCTGCTTTATGTTGGCCTCCTCCAGCGTCTTTGTGTCGGTTGCATCTCCCTCGATCACCAGGCCGTTGATCATGAGGGAGAGCTCCTTTGCCCTGTCCCGGTCCATCTCTATTATCGTTACGTCATGGCCGTCCTCTTCCAGCATTTTCGCAACAAGGTATCCGACCCTGCCCGCTCCCATTATTATGACGTACATTACTCCTCACCGATGAGGTACCTAGCAACCTCTGCGTAGGCGGGTCTCGTCACGAATATTCCGATGAGGACACCTATTATCGTCGTCACCGCGAAGCCCTTGAGCGTGCCAACGAAGTACACTAGGAGGAAGCTCATTGCCGCTATAGTGGTTGCCGCTGAGGCGAATATGATGAAGAACGCCCTTCCAATCCTCTTAAGCGCTCCGGCGCGTCTGGTTATCCTTGCGCTCCTCTCTCCGCCGAGGAGCTCGTCGGTTATGACAACCTGTTGGTCAACGCCCGTACCGATTGCCGCGATTATACCGGCTATGCTCGGCAGGTCGAGGTTCCACTT encodes the following:
- a CDS encoding V-type ATP synthase subunit H, with the translated sequence MEDVIKRIVEAEKEAEARIEKAKQEAKEIIRTAKEEAKRIEEETIRKAEEESQNLIEKARLEGESEAKKILEDGEKEISSIREKAESNFETAIQEAIELVRGA
- a CDS encoding potassium channel family protein, which encodes MYVIIMGAGRVGYLVAKMLEEDGHDVTIIEMDRDRAKELSLMINGLVIEGDATDTKTLEEANIKQADAFAALTGRDDANLLACILAKSLNPNIKTSLRVSNPKNRKIFEEVTDLKRYFDFVISPEEIAAEYISRNIVTPGFDRVLFPKEGAEIVRFTIDENSKVAGKLVKDLHLPRDALIVAIYDSKGNLIIPSGDTKLPEKGQIIIFAKNSALKEVKELFEDRKEESG
- a CDS encoding ATP synthase subunit K (produces ATP from ADP in the presence of a proton gradient across the membrane; the K subunit is a nonenzymatic component which binds the dimeric form by interacting with the G and E subunits), with amino-acid sequence MDPIVYVSLGAALAAGLAGAASAFGVGVAGAAAAGVVAEDEKNFKNALILEGLPMTQSIYGLITLFLILLSAGIIGGGFKFAEPNTQNLIKSAILFGAGLTVGLTGLSAIPQGIIASAGIGAVAKNPKTFTQGIIFAAMAETMAIFGLVGALIMIATGVGF
- a CDS encoding V-type ATP synthase subunit I, producing MFRPEEMVKLEVITLNRYKDTLLTYLHEAGAVEVREVKVELAQKDTPNEYHRKAASYSIGMSRLVEFLGNYRKTAGGSIKEFFFPKEKPKRTYRYESIEKLIKDVEEFLVKAEPEIKAAENRISSIGTEIERIKEQIETLRILSPLKIEAQYLRHSGLVEVSVGLVERVRLNGLLEALKKETENRVAVVTKDAGDKILLVVANLAKDHDRVNAILAKFSVERLEVPEGEGTPAELMKEYSRKLAEKEKELEEAKKEASKLAEKYYDDVLFYKELMDNERDKSTVLPMLARTNMTFALSGWVPRPDVQKILEGIKKITEGKAYINVREPTEEELDEIPIKLKNPGWARPFEMLTEMYGVPKYNEIDPTPIIAFTYSFFFGFMLTDFLYGLIVGIIAALLVKGHKKFNDGTYKFAYTLLWSAFFTMLLGVLFGSYFGNAVDIVLQYLTGDPNAHAWRIIDPLREPLPVLLAALGIGLAHLFVGYSIGFYLKWKNGDKKGAVFEQIPWILIIISVALFASQNASLMLPAKAIFGAGIVLFAIGEVLSNGGLAALMLISDFFGFVGTWLSYARLMALALATGGIAMVINVLAGMVWAIKFLYIGPIIGLIIFFGGQLFSTAINALGAFVHSLRLQYVEFFGTFYSGDGKPFSPFRAKREVSKLELKADGGV